One Phycisphaerae bacterium RAS2 DNA window includes the following coding sequences:
- the tdh_2 gene encoding L-threonine 3-dehydrogenase: MSTLTRPSPVQTPAAKGFMVGLRKSRPDVGLDYCTDIPIPALGPHDVLIKVRKAGICGTDRGIFEWGPWAQSRVKVGIVIGHEVMGTVAAVGSSVDSIAVGRRVSVEGHIHCGVCQACRTGNAHVCDKVRIIGIDRDGTFAQYLAVPAANVWPLHDNIPDNVAAIMDPLGNAVHTVMAAGVSGKSVLITGVGIIGLMAVSVAKAAGASRLIVADIDERRLDVARQLGADHCLVSSGDGWVEQVRKLTDGLGPEVVCEMSGATSAINGALTVLRNCGTMAILGLPKGPVPINFNDHVIFKATHIIGINGRRMYETWYQAEQLILSGRVSMKPIITHEFPLVDFEQGFKAMAAGDAIKVILNVE, from the coding sequence ATGTCAACCCTGACCCGGCCGTCACCCGTGCAAACCCCCGCCGCAAAAGGCTTCATGGTCGGCCTGCGAAAGTCGCGCCCGGATGTGGGGCTGGACTACTGCACCGACATCCCCATTCCCGCCCTCGGCCCGCACGATGTCCTGATCAAGGTGCGCAAGGCCGGCATCTGCGGCACCGATCGCGGCATCTTCGAGTGGGGCCCGTGGGCGCAGTCGCGCGTCAAGGTCGGCATCGTCATCGGGCACGAAGTGATGGGCACGGTCGCGGCCGTCGGCTCATCGGTCGACTCCATCGCCGTCGGCCGGCGCGTGAGCGTCGAGGGGCACATCCATTGCGGCGTGTGTCAGGCCTGCCGCACCGGCAATGCGCACGTTTGCGACAAGGTTCGCATCATCGGCATCGACCGCGACGGTACGTTCGCCCAATACCTCGCGGTTCCCGCCGCCAACGTCTGGCCGCTGCACGACAACATCCCCGACAACGTCGCCGCCATCATGGACCCGCTCGGCAACGCGGTGCATACGGTCATGGCCGCCGGCGTCTCGGGCAAGAGCGTTCTCATCACGGGAGTCGGCATCATCGGTCTAATGGCCGTCTCCGTGGCGAAGGCAGCCGGCGCGTCGCGGCTGATCGTCGCCGACATTGATGAGCGCCGATTGGACGTTGCGCGGCAGCTTGGCGCGGATCATTGCCTCGTCTCATCCGGCGACGGCTGGGTCGAGCAGGTCCGTAAGCTTACTGACGGCCTGGGCCCTGAAGTCGTCTGCGAAATGAGCGGCGCGACCTCGGCCATCAACGGCGCCCTCACGGTCCTGCGCAACTGCGGCACGATGGCGATCCTCGGCCTGCCCAAAGGCCCCGTGCCGATCAACTTCAACGATCATGTCATCTTCAAGGCCACGCACATCATCGGCATCAACGGCCGACGCATGTACGAGACCTGGTACCAGGCCGAGCAATTGATTCTTTCCGGCCGCGTGAGCATGAAGCCGATCATCACGCACGAGTTCCCGCTCGTCGATTTCGAGCAGGGCTTCAAGGCCATGGCCGCCGGCGACGCGATCAAGGTCATTCTCAACGTGGAGTAG
- the yxaF gene encoding putative HTH-type transcriptional regulator YxaF, translating to MAEEKRNTRKKIVETARALFHERGYHATGLSEILKASGAGAGSLYHFFASKDELLSAVLDWYLEMLYPGVMDGPFASTTDPIGRVVAVLKGYREMLLMTDFNLGCPIGNLALELGAGAGPVVREKIAQNFTNWCAALEKCLVEAGDRLPANMDRAALARFALTVMEGGIMQARSHRDIQYYDASVAQFEDYLNRLQEQATREKQARGEG from the coding sequence ATGGCAGAAGAGAAACGAAACACACGGAAGAAGATCGTTGAGACCGCTCGAGCACTTTTCCATGAGCGCGGGTATCACGCCACCGGCCTGTCGGAGATTCTCAAGGCGTCCGGGGCCGGCGCGGGCAGTCTGTATCACTTCTTCGCGTCCAAGGACGAACTGCTTTCGGCTGTGCTCGATTGGTATCTCGAGATGCTCTACCCCGGTGTCATGGACGGGCCGTTTGCGTCAACGACCGATCCGATCGGCCGCGTCGTGGCCGTGCTCAAGGGATATCGCGAGATGCTCTTGATGACGGATTTCAATCTGGGCTGCCCGATCGGAAATCTCGCGCTGGAGTTGGGGGCGGGAGCGGGTCCGGTGGTTCGGGAGAAGATCGCGCAGAACTTCACGAACTGGTGCGCCGCCCTGGAGAAGTGCCTCGTGGAGGCGGGCGACCGCTTGCCGGCGAACATGGATCGGGCGGCCTTGGCGCGCTTCGCGCTGACGGTGATGGAGGGCGGCATCATGCAAGCCCGCTCGCATCGGGACATTCAATATTATGACGCATCTGTGGCACAGTTTGAGGATTATCTGAACCGCCTGCAGGAGCAGGCGACCCGGGAAAAGCAAGCGCGCGGCGAGGGGTAG
- a CDS encoding AP-4-A phosphorylase — protein MSEFAENLWAPWRMQYIESLRDGDAPSECFLCDYAAQPKADDVHHVIWRTADTMALLNRFPYTNGHLLIAPLEHRAELTDLTDDLLAALFRTTRDAQALLRHVIAPQGFNIGINFGRCAGAGLPGHVHVHIIPRWNGDTNFMAVLGDVRVIPEALDRLLMKLREGSRQLGLPGSKN, from the coding sequence ATGAGCGAGTTCGCGGAAAACCTCTGGGCGCCGTGGCGGATGCAATACATTGAATCGCTGCGGGACGGCGATGCGCCCAGCGAATGTTTCCTGTGCGACTATGCCGCACAGCCCAAGGCAGACGACGTGCATCACGTCATCTGGCGGACAGCCGACACGATGGCACTGCTCAATCGCTTTCCCTATACCAACGGCCACCTGCTCATCGCGCCGTTGGAGCATCGCGCGGAATTGACCGATCTGACCGACGACCTGCTGGCGGCGCTCTTCCGCACGACGCGCGACGCCCAGGCGCTCCTGCGGCACGTCATCGCGCCGCAGGGCTTTAACATCGGGATCAACTTCGGCCGCTGCGCCGGCGCGGGTCTGCCGGGTCACGTTCATGTGCATATCATCCCGCGCTGGAACGGCGACACGAACTTCATGGCCGTACTCGGCGATGTTCGCGTCATTCCCGAGGCGCTCGACCGGTTGCTGATGAAACTCCGTGAGGGATCGCGGCAACTGGGCCTGCCCGGCTCGAAGAATTAA
- the selD gene encoding Selenide, water dikinase, which translates to MLRELPATSHPDLLIGPEHFSDAGVFRLRADLAIVQTTDFFPPLVDDPFTFGQIAAANSLSDCYAMGATPITCLNIVGFPDKDLPLEILDAILAGGASKVAEAGAVILGGHSVRDAEIKYGLAVTGTVHPDRVLSNRGAQPGDVLILTKPIGSGILASAAKNEKISQDEFSEAITVMTELNAAAARVAVRVGAHAVTDITGFGLIGHAFEMAEASGVTVDLFASRVPLMKRARELAEAGTVTRAWKQTLESLGAAYTNEGADAVLEKVVADAQTSGGLLLAVAAQDAERVLAELRNEGLASPAAVGEVRPKSASTLTFRP; encoded by the coding sequence GTGCTGCGCGAACTGCCGGCCACGTCGCACCCCGACCTGCTGATCGGACCGGAGCACTTCTCCGACGCGGGCGTGTTCAGGTTGCGCGCCGATCTCGCCATTGTGCAGACGACGGATTTCTTCCCGCCGCTGGTCGATGATCCGTTCACCTTCGGTCAGATCGCGGCGGCCAACAGCCTGTCGGATTGCTACGCGATGGGCGCGACGCCGATTACCTGCCTCAACATCGTCGGTTTTCCCGATAAGGACCTCCCGCTGGAGATTCTCGACGCCATTCTTGCAGGCGGGGCGAGCAAAGTGGCCGAGGCCGGCGCGGTTATTCTCGGCGGTCACTCGGTGCGCGACGCGGAGATTAAGTACGGACTGGCCGTGACCGGCACGGTGCATCCCGACAGGGTCTTGTCGAATCGCGGCGCGCAGCCGGGCGACGTGTTGATTCTAACAAAGCCAATTGGTTCGGGGATTCTGGCCAGCGCGGCGAAGAATGAGAAGATCTCGCAGGACGAGTTTAGCGAGGCGATTACGGTAATGACGGAATTAAACGCGGCCGCGGCGCGCGTGGCGGTGCGCGTCGGTGCGCACGCGGTGACGGACATCACAGGCTTCGGATTGATCGGCCACGCGTTCGAGATGGCCGAGGCGTCGGGCGTCACCGTCGATTTGTTTGCGTCGCGCGTGCCGTTGATGAAGCGGGCGCGCGAGCTTGCTGAAGCAGGCACTGTGACGCGCGCGTGGAAGCAGACGCTGGAGAGTCTCGGTGCGGCGTACACGAACGAGGGGGCGGATGCCGTGTTGGAGAAAGTTGTCGCGGATGCGCAGACCTCGGGCGGGCTGCTGCTGGCTGTCGCCGCTCAAGATGCGGAACGTGTTTTAGCTGAATTGCGAAATGAAGGCTTAGCGTCGCCGGCGGCCGTCGGCGAGGTTCGTCCGAAGTCAGCCAGCACCTTGACGTTTCGACCCTAG
- a CDS encoding translocation protein TolB codes for MDSRKYSKRIVQRSGRVASPATCVAAIALCLHAVPVHAADDSPRDRILHKEIVIDAPVGRIWKCWTDSAEMATFFSPDSKIELRLGGAYECYMGMKAPDESGGRGSEGCKLLSFIPNELLAFEWNFPPRVAALRNAHEKTFVVLQFLTEKAGRTRVILDQVGWKEGKDWDAGFEYFNAAWGMVLKNLKEHVEADNAADESPDDAPPYKTWQDGDVKVTSFEGPEKKQCFELEIAAPVEDVWELLATTDGLKRLGGKDPLVELKPGGAWAFWPKSPNKVLAYVPHAVLSTRGSAPPQFPTVQKEGTWGAFYFEPVGDAKTRLRLTVVGWRAGEKEWDDAYDYFLKNNPIFLKMIVKALDQSGGAQENARAEHPKTSGDEEPAASDSRAGDVLRHSAIVDAPVEEVWKAFTTKEGMESWMVAHAEIDLRVGGRMRTHYSPDGVIGDENTIENIILSYEPNRMLSIKVGKPPAKFPFKAAVKGMWSVIHLEPLDDGRTRFTVCGMGYGDDEDSRKLRAFFDKGNDWTVKQLQAKFAKSRNTAGAAPRPEPEEGEPDSSASSDVDASLDPQFESYLAHIAAASASLTLNETASARRWLDAAPHGRRQWEWDYFNAASDQSVQTWRDHAETVMAIETSADGVLFVEACADGSAVLREADSGRVRRVLKASPKALWHASFNHDAKRVVTAGSDGIARVWDVESGDELLSIKHEKTQVYSAVFSPDGKAIATSMLSFVKLWNAETGEAIRTYKGHVVRPPVVHVVFSPDGERLASAGWDNHVIIWDVDSGEALHKLGPGYGGAEYTPYNSLAFSPDGKRVAACSGAHNVWLWDTDTGDVVRKWTAHEKDIYAIAFSHDGKRIATGAVDQLVRVWDAATGERLSELRGHTSQVRTVAFTRDDQYLLSGAADKSSKRWFVGSGQPAASVKCAQGVWSSPFSPDGKWFATGSSEQAVKVWDAATGELVAAIEGLPQQVARVAFSPDGRSIAVGLNTPDVLIFDIKTRKKIRKLSGHTGGVPGLAYSKEGSHLISASYDKSIKVWNVKTGEEVRTLGDGSFYSYSIDISPDGRLLAGADTDNLVRLWDWQTGEIHKELKGHKNKPLGVKFSHDGKLLASAGYDTAVHLWNVGTGKLLRTMPGHDREVYGLSFSRDGRRLASASYDQTVRLWDVTTGAQAAMLIRSPESAYDVHFSPDGTRLCASFVDGTVRILDSIPLAKRVQERMTLSSRRNSPGAH; via the coding sequence ATGGACAGCCGGAAGTACTCCAAGCGTATTGTTCAAAGATCGGGCAGGGTCGCATCCCCTGCAACGTGCGTCGCAGCGATTGCGTTGTGTTTGCATGCAGTGCCGGTGCATGCCGCCGACGATTCGCCGCGCGATCGCATTTTGCACAAGGAGATCGTGATCGACGCGCCGGTCGGCCGGATTTGGAAATGCTGGACCGATTCGGCCGAGATGGCGACGTTCTTTTCCCCTGATTCAAAAATCGAGCTGCGCCTCGGCGGGGCTTACGAGTGTTACATGGGCATGAAAGCGCCCGACGAATCCGGCGGGCGCGGTTCGGAGGGCTGCAAGCTCTTGAGCTTCATCCCCAACGAGCTGTTGGCGTTCGAGTGGAACTTCCCACCAAGGGTCGCGGCGCTGCGTAACGCCCATGAAAAGACGTTTGTTGTGCTGCAATTCTTGACGGAGAAGGCCGGCAGAACCCGGGTGATTCTCGATCAGGTCGGATGGAAGGAGGGAAAGGACTGGGACGCCGGATTTGAGTATTTCAACGCAGCCTGGGGCATGGTGTTGAAGAACCTCAAGGAGCACGTGGAGGCCGACAATGCGGCCGATGAGAGTCCTGACGATGCACCGCCTTACAAGACGTGGCAGGACGGGGACGTCAAAGTGACTTCGTTCGAGGGCCCGGAGAAGAAGCAGTGTTTTGAACTTGAGATCGCCGCGCCGGTTGAAGACGTGTGGGAGCTGCTCGCTACAACCGACGGCCTCAAGCGACTGGGCGGCAAGGACCCGCTGGTTGAACTGAAGCCGGGCGGAGCGTGGGCTTTCTGGCCGAAGTCGCCGAACAAGGTTCTCGCGTATGTGCCGCATGCGGTGTTGTCGACGCGGGGCAGCGCGCCGCCGCAGTTTCCGACGGTGCAGAAGGAGGGCACCTGGGGCGCGTTCTACTTTGAGCCGGTCGGCGACGCGAAGACAAGGCTGCGACTGACCGTCGTCGGTTGGCGCGCCGGGGAGAAAGAATGGGACGACGCCTATGACTACTTTCTGAAGAACAATCCCATCTTTCTGAAGATGATCGTGAAGGCGCTGGACCAATCGGGAGGGGCACAGGAAAACGCTCGCGCGGAGCACCCGAAAACTTCGGGCGACGAGGAACCCGCTGCAAGCGATTCGCGGGCGGGAGATGTCCTCCGTCATTCGGCGATCGTCGATGCGCCCGTGGAAGAAGTCTGGAAGGCCTTCACGACCAAGGAGGGCATGGAGTCGTGGATGGTCGCGCACGCCGAGATTGACCTGCGCGTCGGCGGCAGGATGCGCACGCACTACAGCCCGGACGGTGTAATCGGCGACGAGAACACCATTGAGAACATCATCTTGAGTTACGAGCCGAACCGGATGCTCTCGATCAAGGTCGGCAAGCCGCCGGCGAAGTTTCCATTCAAGGCCGCGGTGAAGGGCATGTGGTCGGTGATCCACCTGGAGCCGCTGGACGATGGGCGAACGCGTTTTACGGTGTGCGGCATGGGGTACGGCGACGATGAGGACTCGCGCAAACTGCGGGCCTTTTTCGACAAGGGCAATGACTGGACCGTCAAGCAATTGCAGGCGAAGTTCGCGAAATCGCGCAACACAGCGGGGGCGGCCCCGCGACCGGAGCCGGAGGAGGGCGAGCCGGACTCGAGCGCCTCGTCAGATGTGGACGCGAGTCTCGATCCGCAATTCGAGTCCTATTTGGCGCATATCGCGGCGGCATCGGCGTCGTTGACCTTGAATGAGACTGCATCGGCTCGGCGGTGGCTGGATGCCGCGCCTCACGGCCGCCGCCAATGGGAGTGGGACTATTTCAACGCGGCGAGCGATCAGAGCGTCCAGACGTGGCGCGATCATGCCGAGACCGTCATGGCAATTGAAACCAGCGCGGACGGGGTCTTGTTCGTCGAAGCGTGTGCCGACGGCTCGGCCGTCTTGCGCGAGGCGGATTCCGGACGAGTACGCCGTGTCTTGAAAGCATCGCCCAAGGCGCTGTGGCATGCATCGTTCAACCACGACGCCAAGCGCGTCGTGACGGCCGGCTCGGACGGCATTGCACGAGTGTGGGACGTCGAATCGGGTGACGAGCTGCTAAGCATCAAGCATGAGAAGACTCAAGTCTATTCCGCCGTGTTCAGCCCCGACGGCAAAGCCATTGCGACATCGATGTTGAGTTTCGTGAAGCTCTGGAATGCGGAAACGGGCGAGGCGATTCGAACTTACAAGGGCCACGTGGTTCGGCCGCCGGTCGTTCACGTTGTGTTCAGCCCGGATGGTGAGCGGCTGGCGTCCGCGGGATGGGACAACCACGTGATCATCTGGGATGTTGATTCCGGCGAGGCGCTGCACAAACTCGGCCCCGGCTACGGCGGCGCGGAGTACACGCCGTACAACTCGCTGGCGTTCAGTCCGGACGGCAAGCGAGTGGCGGCATGCTCGGGTGCGCACAACGTCTGGCTTTGGGACACCGACACGGGCGATGTTGTTCGCAAGTGGACAGCGCATGAAAAGGACATTTACGCCATTGCATTCAGCCATGACGGAAAGCGCATCGCAACCGGTGCGGTCGACCAGCTCGTTCGCGTCTGGGATGCGGCGACGGGGGAGCGGTTGTCGGAACTGCGCGGCCACACGTCGCAGGTTCGCACGGTGGCTTTCACGCGCGACGATCAGTACCTGCTTTCGGGCGCGGCGGATAAGTCATCAAAACGGTGGTTTGTCGGATCGGGACAGCCCGCTGCGTCGGTGAAATGCGCGCAGGGTGTTTGGTCCTCGCCGTTCAGCCCCGACGGCAAATGGTTCGCGACGGGATCCAGCGAGCAGGCCGTCAAGGTCTGGGATGCGGCGACGGGGGAACTGGTCGCGGCCATCGAAGGCCTGCCGCAACAGGTCGCGCGCGTGGCCTTCAGCCCGGACGGCCGTTCGATCGCAGTGGGCTTGAACACGCCCGACGTGCTGATCTTCGACATCAAGACGCGGAAGAAAATTCGCAAATTGTCTGGTCACACCGGCGGTGTGCCCGGGTTGGCGTATTCCAAGGAAGGCAGCCACTTGATTTCGGCGTCGTACGACAAGTCGATCAAGGTCTGGAACGTGAAAACAGGCGAGGAAGTCCGCACGCTGGGCGATGGAAGTTTCTATTCGTACTCCATCGACATCAGCCCGGACGGCCGATTGCTCGCCGGGGCGGACACGGACAACCTCGTTCGTTTGTGGGACTGGCAGACCGGCGAAATCCACAAGGAATTGAAAGGGCACAAGAACAAGCCGCTCGGTGTGAAATTCAGCCACGACGGCAAGCTGCTTGCCTCGGCCGGGTACGACACGGCCGTCCACCTATGGAACGTCGGCACCGGCAAGTTGCTTCGCACGATGCCGGGCCACGACCGCGAGGTGTATGGATTGAGTTTTTCGCGCGACGGCAGGCGGCTGGCATCGGCGTCGTACGACCAGACGGTGCGATTGTGGGATGTGACCACGGGGGCGCAGGCCGCCATGCTCATCCGCTCACCCGAGTCGGCTTACGACGTGCACTTCAGCCCGGACGGGACGCGACTTTGTGCGTCGTTTGTGGATGGGACCGTGCGAATTCTCGACAGCATTCCGCTGGCGAAGCGCGTGCAGGAGCGCATGACCTTGTCGTCGCGTCGAAATTCACCCGGCGCGCATTGA
- the dgt gene encoding Deoxyguanosinetriphosphate triphosphohydrolase — MSRASDQLAPFAVAEGTSRGRQHADPFAEGDSPFELDRARILSCTAFRRLMHKTQVFVTDLSDHFRTRLTHTLEVVAQSQRLARAIGANARLAGAIALAHDLGHPPFGHAGEVALAECMTDHGGFEHNMQSLRVVDYLEHPYPPFRGLNLSYELRESLIKHHTRYDHPDRAAPMDDATARELLASGPRPPIEGQIANLGDAIAYALHDTEDALFDLANIADRGNLRESVLSADQLAASPLWAEAAARVQAVWPSSPTHAIRRPVLDEMNRLLIDDAAAESRRRIEAAGIDSPDAARNAVIDAVAFSATMQAKLDAHQNLLRDAVYRHPSVARMDAEAKRIVAELFAVFVDDLARLPARFSTRIGEQSPHRVACDYIAGMTDRFCRGEHDRWVQRCGGDPTP, encoded by the coding sequence ATGTCGCGTGCATCCGATCAACTCGCTCCCTTTGCCGTCGCCGAGGGTACCTCGCGCGGGCGGCAGCACGCCGACCCCTTCGCCGAGGGTGACAGCCCCTTTGAACTGGATCGCGCTCGCATCCTCTCCTGCACGGCTTTCCGCCGGCTCATGCACAAGACGCAGGTGTTCGTCACCGACTTGAGCGACCATTTCCGAACACGGCTCACCCACACCCTCGAAGTCGTCGCGCAGTCCCAGCGGCTCGCACGGGCCATCGGCGCGAACGCGCGCCTCGCCGGGGCGATCGCCCTCGCGCACGATTTGGGCCATCCGCCGTTCGGTCACGCCGGCGAAGTCGCGCTGGCAGAGTGCATGACGGACCACGGCGGATTTGAACACAACATGCAATCGCTGCGCGTCGTCGATTATCTTGAACACCCTTATCCGCCCTTTCGTGGGCTGAATCTCTCGTACGAATTGCGCGAGTCGCTCATTAAACATCACACGCGGTACGACCATCCTGACCGCGCGGCGCCGATGGATGACGCCACCGCACGCGAACTACTCGCCTCCGGCCCGCGCCCGCCGATCGAGGGGCAGATCGCCAATCTCGGCGACGCCATCGCCTACGCCCTCCACGACACCGAGGATGCGCTCTTTGACCTTGCCAACATTGCGGATCGCGGCAACCTGCGCGAAAGCGTCCTGTCGGCCGATCAGCTCGCGGCCAGTCCGCTGTGGGCCGAGGCGGCCGCGCGCGTGCAGGCCGTGTGGCCCAGCTCGCCGACTCACGCGATTCGCCGCCCGGTGCTGGATGAAATGAATCGGCTGTTGATTGATGACGCGGCAGCCGAATCGCGCCGGCGAATCGAAGCGGCGGGAATCGACTCGCCCGATGCCGCGCGAAACGCCGTGATTGATGCCGTGGCCTTTTCAGCGACCATGCAGGCGAAGCTCGACGCGCATCAAAACCTGCTGCGCGACGCGGTCTATCGGCACCCAAGCGTGGCGCGGATGGATGCCGAGGCGAAGCGGATCGTGGCGGAATTGTTCGCGGTGTTCGTGGATGACCTGGCGAGATTGCCCGCGCGGTTTTCCACGCGGATCGGCGAACAATCGCCCCATCGCGTCGCCTGCGATTACATCGCCGGGATGACCGACCGCTTCTGCCGGGGGGAGCATGACCGGTGGGTGCAACGCTGCGGCGGGGATCCAACGCCATGA